A single Ammospiza caudacuta isolate bAmmCau1 chromosome 14, bAmmCau1.pri, whole genome shotgun sequence DNA region contains:
- the F9 gene encoding coagulation factor IX, translating to MAKGPLTLCLCLLGACLAAGNTVFLGSREASSVLQRQRRANSNRLEEVIPGNLERECIEEKCSYEEAREVFENEEKTMQFWQTYVDGDQCDPNPCKNGAECKDQINSYVCWCPAGYEGKNCEIDFTCAIKNGGCKHFCSHQPPQKVVCSCAPGYKLHEDGKSCEPTVPFPCGRITAPEAKRKLTRSMNTFEHWNSTGEEPEEGPEEGQGPEEGQDNATESSSTAAPTRITPVLRTGTRVVGGSDSMKGEVPWQVLLVNSQGVGFCSATIINEKWLVTAAHCLKPGFTHNLTAVAGEHDVQSDDHTEQLRKVVRLLPHPTYNASINEYHNDIALLELERPLTFNSYVTPVCLGSREFTNALLKQGVGTVSGWGRVLFRGRAATTLQVLRVPFVDRPTCLKSTSTSILQNMFCAGFPTGGRDTCEGDSGGPYTTEIEGTWFLTGITSWGEECALPGKYGIYTRVSKYVKWIKQTTKLP from the exons tgttcctgggcagcagggaggccaGCTCGGTGCTGCAGAGGCAGCGCAGAGCCAACTCCAACCGGCTGGAGGAGGTGATCCCCGGCAACCTGGAGAGGGAGTGCATCGAGGAGAAGTGCAGCTATGAGGAGGCTCGGGAGGTGTTTGAGAACGAAGAGAAAACG atGCAGTTTTGGCAAACATACGTTG ATGGGGATCAGTGCGACCCCAACCCGTGCAAAAACGGAGCCGAGTGCAAGGACCAGATCAATTCCTACGTGTGCTGGTGCCCAGCTGGCTATGAAGGCAAGAACTGTGAGATAG aCTTCACCTGTGCTATCAAAAATGGAGGCTGCAAGCACTTCTGCAGTCATCAGCCCCCACAGAAGGTTGTGTGCTCCTGTGCCCCTGGCTATAAACTGCATGAAGATGGAAAGTCCTGTGAACCTACAG TGCCGTTCCCCTGCGGGAGGATCACGGCTCCCGAGGCCAAGAGGAAGCTGACGCGCTCCATGAACACCtttgagcactggaacagcacGGGCGAGGAGCCCGAGGAGGGCCCCgaggaggggcagggccccGAGGAGGGCCAGGACAATGCCacggagagcagcagcaccgcAGCCCCCACGAGGATCACGCCCGTGCTCAGGACGGGCACTCGCGTTGTTGGCGGCTCGGACAGCATGAAGGGAGAGGTGCCCTGGCAG gttCTGCTGGTGAACAGCCAAGGTGTGGGCTTCTGCAGCGCCACCATCATCAACGAGAAGtggctggtgacagcagcacactGCCTGAAGCCAGGCTTCACCCACAACCTCACTGCTGTGGCAG GTGAACACGACGTCCAGAGCGATGACCACACGGAGCAGCTGCGCAAGGTGGTGAGGCTGCTGCCCCACCCCACGTACAACGCCTCCATCAACGAGTACCACAACGACATcgccctgctggagctggagcggCCGCTCACCTTCAACAGCTACGTGACGCCCGTGTGCCTGGGCAGCCGCGAGTTCACCAACGCCCTCCTGAAgcagggcgtgggcaccgtcaGCGGCTGGGGCAGGGTGCTGTTCCGCGGCCGCGCGGCCACCACCCTGCAGGTGCTCAGGGTGCCCTTCGTGGACCGGCCCACCTGCCTGAAGAGCACCTCCACCAGCATCCTGCAGAACATGTTCTGCGCGGGGTTCCCCACCGGCGGCAGGGACACGTGCGagggggacagcgggggacCCTACACCACCGAGATCGAGGGCACCTGGTTCCTCACGGGCATCACCAGCTGGGGCGAGGAGTGCGCCCTGCCCGGCAAGTACGGCATCTACACCAGGGTCTCCAAGTACGTCAAGTGGATCAAGCAAACCACGAAGCTCCCCTGA